The genomic interval GGCTGGCGCCTGGTGAACACGGCCATGCCCCAGGAGTGGACCATCTCCCTGGGCGAGGCCACCGAGCGGCTCCGCGAGAAGTACGGCGTGACCCGCGAGGCCCAGGACGAGTTCGCCGCGAACTCCCACAACCTCTCCGCCGCTGCCTGGGATGAGGGTTTCTACGACAACCTCGTGGCCCCGGTGCCGGGCACCGACCTGGTCCGTGACGAAGGCATCCGCGCCGGCTCCTCAGCCCAGAAGCTCGCGGGGCTGAAGACCGTTTTCCGCACCGAGAACGGCACCGTCACCGCCGGGAACGCGTCCCCGCTGTCCGACGGCGCCTCCGCGGCCTGGATCGGCAGTGAAGCGGCCGCCGGGCTGCTCGGACTGGAACCGCTGGCCCGCATCGCCGGCCGCGGCGCGCACGGCAACGATCCGCAGTTCTTCGGCTACGCCCCGGTGGAGGCCGCGAACAAGGCCCTCGCGAAGGCAGGCATCGGCTGGGACCAGGTAGGCGCCGTCGAACTCAACGAAGCATTCGCCGCACAGTCCCTGGCGTGCGTCAACGCCTGGGGCATCGATCCTTCGATCGTGAACCGCCACGGCGGCGCGCTCGCCATGGGGCACCCCCTGGGCGCGTCCGGCACCCGGATCCTGGGCACCCTTGCCCGGTCCCTGCAGGCTTCCGGTGAGCGCTGGGGCGTCGCCGCCATCTGCATCGGAGTGGGCCAGGGCCTCGCCGTAGTGCTCGAAAACGTAACGGCCGGGACCGGCACCAGCACAGGAAAGGCATAGGAAATGCTGACATTTGTTGATTCCGTAAACGAGGCCGTGTCCGGCATCAAGGACGGCTCCACCGTGATGATCGGCGGGTTCGGCAACGCCGGCCAACCGTTCGAACTCATCGACGCGCTGATGGACTGCGGCGCCAAGGACCTGACCGTGGTGAACAACAACGCCGGCCAGGGCGACCAGGGCCTGGCGCTGCTGATCAAGGAAGGCCGGGTGAAGAAGATGATCTGCTCCTTCCCGCGGCAGTCCGATTCCTGGCACTTCGACGCCAAATACCACGCTGGCGAGATCGAGCTGGAGCTCGTGCCGCAGGGCAACCTGGCCGAGCGGATCCGCGCCGCCGGTGCCGGCATCGGCGGCTTCTTCACGCCCACCGGCTACGGCACCATGCTGGCCGAGGGCAAGGAAACCCGCATCATCGACGGCCGCGGCCAGGTTTTTGAAACCCCCATCCACGCAGACGTGGCGCTGATCAAGGCGCTGAAGGCCGACGGCGTGGGGAACCTTGTTTACCGCAAGACCGCGCGGAACTTCGGCCCCATTATGGCTGCTGCCGCGCAGCACACGGTGGTCCAGGTGTCCGAGATTGTCCCCACCGGCGGGCTCGATCCCGAAAACGTCGTGACCCCCGGCATCTACGTCAACAGCATCGTGAAGGTGGCCTGAACATGAGCGCACAGACCAACAGCCAGGCCAGTATTCAGACGTCCGAGAGGCCCCTGGGCCGCGACCAGCTCGCCGAACTCGTGGCCCGCGACATCGCGCCCGGCTCGTTCGTGAACCTCGGCATCGGCCAGCCCACCCTGGTCTCCAACTACCTCAAGCCGGAGCAGAACATCACGCTCCACACGGAGAACGGCATGCTGGGCATGGGCCCAGCGGCTGAAGGGGACGACATCGACGGCGACCTCATCAACGCCGGCAAGATCCCGGTCACGGAGCTGCCGGGGGCCTCCTACTTCCACCACGCGGACTCGTTCGCGATCATGCGCGGCGGCCACCTGGACATCTGCGTGCTCGGCGCGTTCCAGGTCTCGGCAACCGGCGACCTCGCCAACTGGCACACCGGCGCCCCTGACGCCATCCCCGCTGTGGGCGGCGCGATGGACCTCGCCACCGGCGCCAAGGACGTGTTTGTGATGATGACGCTCCTGACCCGCGAGGGTGCGTCGAAGATCGTGGAGGCGTGCACGTACCCGCTCACCGGCGTCGGCTGCGTGACGCGCGTGTACACGGACAAGGCCGTCTTCCTCACCGGGCCCGACGGCGTCACTGTCCGTGAGACGTTCGGCTGTACCTTCGAGGAACTCCAGGACCTGGTAGCCGTCCCGCTCAAGTCAGCCGCCGCCGTCGTTGGTTGAGCCTGTCGAAACTAACCCCCCACCCACGGCGCGAACAGGCAGATAATCCCCTCAAACCCGTGATTTGAGGGGATTATCTGCCAGTTCGCGCCGAATAGGATTGGTAACCATGACCAACGCACCTGCAGACTCACGGGCCGCCCCGCATGCGAGTGACCACTACGTGCAGTCGCTGGCGCGCGGGCTGGCCGTGATCCGCGCCTTTGATACCGACCACCCGGTCATGACCCTCACCGAGGTGGCGGCACGGACGGACCTGACAAGAGCCACAGCCAGGCGCTTCCTGCACACCCTCGTGGAGCTGGACTACGTACGGACCGACGGCAAGACGTTTGCGCTGACGGCCAAGGTCCTGCAGCTCGGCTACGCCTACCTCAGCGGTCTGTCCCTGCCGCAGCTGGCCCAGCCCCACCTGGAGGAACTGTCCCTCAAGCTGGGCGAATCCACGTCGGCGGCGGTGCTGGACGGTACGGACATCGCCTACATCGCAAGGGTGACCACGCGCCGCATCATGAACGTCGGCATCACCGTGGGCACCCGCTTCCCGGCTTACGCTACGTCCATGGGCAGGGTGCTGCTCGCGGCCCTGCCGCCCGCCGGACTCAAGGACTACCTGGCTGCGGCCGAGATCAAACCGCTGACGCCGCACGCGCTGGGCACAGTCCCCGAGCTGTTGGCGGTGCTGGACACGGTCCGGGCCCAAGGCTGGTGCCTGCTGGACCAGGAGCTTGAGATCGGGCTGATGTCCGTTGCCGCTCCCGTGTACGACGGGCCAACCAAAGTGGTGGCCGCGGTGAACGTGTCCCTCCAGGCCCAATCGGTGGCGGCCCAGCCGGACCCGGAAGCGTATCTGGCCGCCGTGACCCGGGAAATCGTGGCTACCGCGAAGCTCGTCTCGGCGGACCTGACCGCACGGCGCTGAACGCCCGGTGCTGGCCGCGGCAGGCAGTCGCGCGAAAAGGCAGCAAATGCCCCCAAAACGCGAATCTGAGGGAATTAGCTGCCAGTTCGCGCAAGGGGTCATAGACTCGAGCCAACTACGTCCGTAAGGGAGTTGGCGGTTTGAAACTGGGCATACCGCGGGAACGTCATGAGGGTGAGCGGCGTGTGGCCGCCACGCCGGAAACGGTCAAGCAGCTGGCGGGGCTTGGCCTGGACATCCTGATCGAGGCAGGAGCAGGGGCCGCCGCCGGCCACTCGGACCACGATTACGCGGACGCCGGCGCCCGCATCGTCGAGGACCTGGATCCCGGCGAACTGAACGTCCTGGTCCACGTCCGCCCGCTGGAACCCCCGACGGCGGCAGCCCTGAAGAGGGGCGCCGTCACGGTTGGCCTGGCCTCGCCGTCGTCCGAACTCGCCACCGTACAGGCGCTCGTGGAGGCCGGCGTCACCGCCTTCGCCCTGGAACTGGTGCCCCGCATCTCGCGCGCACAGTCCATGGATGCGCTCAGCTCCCAGGCCCTGGTGGCCGGCTACCGCTGCGTGCTCGAAGCCGCCATCCGGCTCCCGCGCTTTTTCCCGCTGTACATGACTGCCGCCGGCACTGTCCCGCCCGCCCGGGTGCTGGTGCTGGGCGCCGGGGTTGCCGGGCTGCAGGCCATCGGCACCGCAAAACGGCTGGGGGCCCGGGTCTCCGCCAACGACATCCGGCCCGCCTCCGCTGACGAGGTCGCGTCGATGGGCGGCACGTTCATCAGGCTGGATCTGGAAACGGCGGAGGCATCGGGTGGCTACGCCCGCGAACTCAGTGCCGACCGCGGCGCCCTCCAGCGAGAACTCCTCGCCCCGCACGTCGCCGTGGCGGATGTCCTGATTACGACGGCGGCCGTCCCGGGCAGGCGCGCACCGCTCCTCGTGAGCCGCCAAATGGTGCAGGGCATGCGCCCCGGCTCCGTCGTCGTCGACCTCGCCGCGGAATCCGGCGGCAACGTTGAGGGCGCTGTTCCCGGCGAGGACATCCTGGTCCCGACCGCCGACGGGCAGGGCTACGTCACCCTGGTGGGGCTGAAGGACGCACCGTCCGCGATGGCGCAGGACGCGTCCCGACTGTATGCCAAGAACGTGGCCAACCTGCTCGCCCTGATGGTCCGGGACGGCACCGTTGCCCCCGATTTCGACGACGACGTGATCGCCTGCGCGTGCCTCACGCACGACGGCGCGGTGCGGCACCTGCCCACGGCCGAGGCCCTGGCGGCACTTGACCCCGCCCTGCCCGACCATGCGCCCCGGGTCCACGACGATCTGGTCCGGAACGACGGGATCCGGATCGAGCGGCTCCAGCACGACAAGGTCCAGAACGAGGGGGGAATCTGATGGACGGCATGAGTCTGCTGACGGTCACCGTGCTGGCGGTGTTTGTGGGCTTCGAAGTGGTTTCCAAGGTCTCCAGCACCCTGCACACGCCGTTGATGTCCGGCGCGAACGCCATCCACGGCATCATCCTGGTGGGCGCCATCATCGTGGCGGGCCAGGCCGCGGACCCTTGGATCCTGGCCGTGGCGCTGCTCGCCGTGGTGCTGGCCACCGCCAACCTGGTGGGCGGCTTTGTGGTGACGGACCGGATGCTGCATATGTTCCGTGCCCGGAAAGACGTGGTCCGCCAGGAAGCCCCGGCTAAGGAAGCCACCGGCAGGGAGGACGCAAAGTGACCCTCCTCGACCCGGTCTGGACCTCGCTCCTTTACCTCGCCGCCGCGGTGTTCTTCATCCTTGCCCTTCGTGGCCTCAGCTCGCCCCGGACTGCTCGCCGCGGCAACCTGATCGGCGCCTTCGGTGCGCTCCTCGCCGTCGTCACGGTCTTCCTTTCCGCCCGGCTGGACAACATCCCCTGGATCATCGGTGCCATCGCGGTGGGGTCCGCCGTGGCCGCACCGGTGGCCCGGCGCGTGCAGATGACCCAGATGCCGCAGCTCGTGGCGCTGTTCAACGGGGTGGGCGGCGGCGCCGCAGCCCTGGTGGCGCTGCTGGAACTCAGCCACACCGCCGACCCCTGGGTCCGGCTGGCCATCGTCTTCACGCTCCTGGTGGGGGCCGTGTCCTTCGCCGGCTCCGGGGTCACCTTCGCCAAACTCCAGGAGCTGATGACCACCCGGCCCATCGTTTTTCCGGGCCTCCCCGTGGTGATGGCAGCGGTGCTGCTCGCCGCCGTGGGTACCGCCGTCGCCGTCGTCCTGACCGGTTCCCTGG from Pseudarthrobacter sp. SSS035 carries:
- a CDS encoding thiolase family protein; protein product: MNQAFVYDAVRTPFGKFGSGLAAVRPDDLAAHVITESVKRAPGLDPERIDEVVFGNANGAGEENRNIARMGTLLAGLPVSIPGTTVNRLCGSSLDAAIIASRQINAGDAELMLVGGAESMSRAPWVLPKTEKPYPAGDMTLASTTLGWRLVNTAMPQEWTISLGEATERLREKYGVTREAQDEFAANSHNLSAAAWDEGFYDNLVAPVPGTDLVRDEGIRAGSSAQKLAGLKTVFRTENGTVTAGNASPLSDGASAAWIGSEAAAGLLGLEPLARIAGRGAHGNDPQFFGYAPVEAANKALAKAGIGWDQVGAVELNEAFAAQSLACVNAWGIDPSIVNRHGGALAMGHPLGASGTRILGTLARSLQASGERWGVAAICIGVGQGLAVVLENVTAGTGTSTGKA
- a CDS encoding 3-oxoacid CoA-transferase subunit A codes for the protein MLTFVDSVNEAVSGIKDGSTVMIGGFGNAGQPFELIDALMDCGAKDLTVVNNNAGQGDQGLALLIKEGRVKKMICSFPRQSDSWHFDAKYHAGEIELELVPQGNLAERIRAAGAGIGGFFTPTGYGTMLAEGKETRIIDGRGQVFETPIHADVALIKALKADGVGNLVYRKTARNFGPIMAAAAQHTVVQVSEIVPTGGLDPENVVTPGIYVNSIVKVA
- a CDS encoding 3-oxoacid CoA-transferase subunit B; amino-acid sequence: MSAQTNSQASIQTSERPLGRDQLAELVARDIAPGSFVNLGIGQPTLVSNYLKPEQNITLHTENGMLGMGPAAEGDDIDGDLINAGKIPVTELPGASYFHHADSFAIMRGGHLDICVLGAFQVSATGDLANWHTGAPDAIPAVGGAMDLATGAKDVFVMMTLLTREGASKIVEACTYPLTGVGCVTRVYTDKAVFLTGPDGVTVRETFGCTFEELQDLVAVPLKSAAAVVG
- a CDS encoding IclR family transcriptional regulator C-terminal domain-containing protein, translating into MTNAPADSRAAPHASDHYVQSLARGLAVIRAFDTDHPVMTLTEVAARTDLTRATARRFLHTLVELDYVRTDGKTFALTAKVLQLGYAYLSGLSLPQLAQPHLEELSLKLGESTSAAVLDGTDIAYIARVTTRRIMNVGITVGTRFPAYATSMGRVLLAALPPAGLKDYLAAAEIKPLTPHALGTVPELLAVLDTVRAQGWCLLDQELEIGLMSVAAPVYDGPTKVVAAVNVSLQAQSVAAQPDPEAYLAAVTREIVATAKLVSADLTARR
- a CDS encoding Re/Si-specific NAD(P)(+) transhydrogenase subunit alpha, producing the protein MKLGIPRERHEGERRVAATPETVKQLAGLGLDILIEAGAGAAAGHSDHDYADAGARIVEDLDPGELNVLVHVRPLEPPTAAALKRGAVTVGLASPSSELATVQALVEAGVTAFALELVPRISRAQSMDALSSQALVAGYRCVLEAAIRLPRFFPLYMTAAGTVPPARVLVLGAGVAGLQAIGTAKRLGARVSANDIRPASADEVASMGGTFIRLDLETAEASGGYARELSADRGALQRELLAPHVAVADVLITTAAVPGRRAPLLVSRQMVQGMRPGSVVVDLAAESGGNVEGAVPGEDILVPTADGQGYVTLVGLKDAPSAMAQDASRLYAKNVANLLALMVRDGTVAPDFDDDVIACACLTHDGAVRHLPTAEALAALDPALPDHAPRVHDDLVRNDGIRIERLQHDKVQNEGGI
- a CDS encoding NAD(P) transhydrogenase subunit alpha — translated: MDGMSLLTVTVLAVFVGFEVVSKVSSTLHTPLMSGANAIHGIILVGAIIVAGQAADPWILAVALLAVVLATANLVGGFVVTDRMLHMFRARKDVVRQEAPAKEATGREDAK